Proteins co-encoded in one Brassica oleracea var. oleracea cultivar TO1000 chromosome C4, BOL, whole genome shotgun sequence genomic window:
- the LOC106338229 gene encoding uncharacterized protein LOC106338229, translating into MGGSPPCGNSVRSVKDYRRQAATSQRWPTKSPNHPPITFTPDDTAGIHIPHNDPLLVVLGIGEYDVTKVLIDTGSSVDLIFRGTLQMMGVDLNDIKASTRTLTGFNGFSETILGTIRLPVCACGVTRMVKFAVVSTKAPYHAILGTPWIHSMQAVPSTFHQCIKFPGTNRTIKTLRGDQPAARDLLITTIKLQRSSLPVNSISPPIAKVCPQKEEVLELPIDATYPSRTARIGAYLSDDMQQSILDFLKKNISTFAWSMSDMKGIDPAITMHELNVDPTFKPIRQKRRKLGPDRSKAVNEEVERLLGAG; encoded by the coding sequence ATGGGCGGCTCCCCTCCTTGCGGCAATTCTGTTCGCTCTGTCAAGGATTACCGCCGGCAAGCCGCGACATCGCAGAGGTGGCCGACTAAGTCACCAAACCACCCTCCTATAACCTTCACGCCTGACGACACCGCTGGGATTCATATCCCCCATAACGACCCCCTTCTTGTCGTCCTAGGAATTGGAGAGTACGATGTAACAAAAGTACTCATCGACACCGGAAGCTCCGTCGACCTCATTTTTCGAGGAACACTCCAAATGATGGGCGTCGACCTCAACGATATCAAGGCATCAACCAGAACGTTAACCGGATTCAACGGTTTTTCTGAAACAATACTAGGAACGATCCGTCTCCCAGTATGTGCCTGCGGAGTTACTCGAATGGTCAAATTTGCTGTCGTAAGCACGAAGGCGCCTTACCATGCGATTCTTGGAACCCCATGGATACACTCGATGCAGGCGGTCCCATCCACCTTTCACCAGTGCATCAAGTTTCCGGGAACAAACAGAACAATTAAGACGTTACGAGGAGATCAGCCGGCCGCACGAGACCTATTGATCACCACTATTAAGCTCCAACGCTCTTCTCTGCCCGTCAACTCTATCTCTCCCCCGATCGCCAAAGTCTGTCCTCAGAAGGAGGAAGTTCTCGAGTTACCCATCGACGCCACATACCCAAGCAGGACCGCACGTATCGGCGCATATCTATCTGATGATATGCAACAGTCGATTCTTGACTTCCTCAAGAAGAACATATCTACATTCGCATGGTCCATGTCGGATATGAAGGGAATCGATCCAGCTATAACGATGCATGAACTTAACGTTGACCCCACCTTCAAGCCCATCCGACAGAAGAGACGTAAGCTAGGTCCTGACAGGTCCAAGGCTGTAAACGAAGAAGTCGAGCGGTTACTCGGTGCCGGCTAA